In Besnoitia besnoiti strain Bb-Ger1 chromosome IX, whole genome shotgun sequence, a single genomic region encodes these proteins:
- a CDS encoding hypothetical protein (encoded by transcript BESB_014960) yields the protein MWRRASISLRYFALGASLWLPVALAVAEHGDDARTRKMGKELRDEQGHRIHESAAMPLSNAVMAYELPVSDGGECENAGRGYAPEAAYELILTTREALDDYGILVSSEVGRPVHFTYRDRVAVPPIPDWLSGEAQRDELLKKKFSLQPRDEVVLVQIRGLERALVCGTCFRGGRYSVVQLKSTKRDSHGRKVYTFERLIHPWWRPQILTFSIAAESVIIKGRRQPRVGTRALMACVRSGDIPILFPRFLSSAAHLFKYVPGPFREEVTAQDVAVFSGINSRTAVVKATLTQHGNANPVVHRLRENSSFLFFGTISAASPFQNAFVLGSIKKDSRCTVERSDVAGPVTLFCSEWKSLAEYLAGWAISAARPRKSLLRRVALGAFVAAAVVSGYLAFSGYSRSTVEQMTAMREARFRTEFSTRIRQRYGFDRSLVATFANSADPVNIQLAAASLLQSNLTPGTVTKEVREGCKGLLMRAAGLAGLAAVATAIAAVLSSTLAGKVFRASKARWWLRHRLERQVAGSVERALHGRRKSEREPEKRKGFLFAVVA from the exons atgtggcgccgcgcctcaaTTTCGTTGAGGTACTTTGCGTTGGGGGCTTCGCTGTGGCTTCCTGTCGCCTTAGCCGTGGCTGAGCATGGGGACGATGCGAGAACGCGTAAAATGGGGAAAGAGCTGAGAGACGAACAGGGGCATCGAATTCATGAATCCGCGGCCATGCCTCTGAGTAACGCTGTGATGGCCTACGAGTTACCCGTTTCAGATGGCGGGGAGTGCGAAAATGCCGGTCGCGGCTACGCACCAGAAGCCGCTTACGAGTTGATTCTCACGACCCGAGAGGCCCTAGACGACTATGGGATACTTGTTTCCAGCGAGGTGGGACGACCTGTGCACTTTACATACCGGGATCGCGTGGCTGTCCCGCCGATTCCGGACTGGCTCAGTGGGGAAGCTCAGCGAGATGAGCTCTTGAAAAAAAAATTCTCGTTACAACCGCGAGACGAAGTAGTTTTGGTTCAGATCCGGGGGTTGGAAAGGGCCTTGGTTTGTGGAACATGCTTCAGAG GCGGCAGGTACAGCGTCGTTCAGTTGAAATCGACGAAAAGGGATTCCCACGGGCGCAAAGTCTACACATTTGAAAGACTCATTCATCCTTGGTGGCGACCACAAATACTAACATTCTCTATTGCTGCTGAATCAGTTATAATTAAaggccgccggcagcctcgTGTTGGAACCCGAGCCTTGATGGCCTGTGTACGAAGCGGAGACATTCCAATACTTTTCCCTCGGTTCCTTTCATCGGCAGCGCACTTATTCA AATACGTTCCTGGGCCTTTCAGAGAAGAGGTTACGGCCCAGGATGTCGCGGTTTTCTCAGGCATAAACTCTCGCACCGCTGTCGTGAAGGCCACGCTGACCCAACACGGCAATGCGAATCCAGTGGTACACCGTCTGAGGGAAAACTCTAGCTTCTTGTTCTTTGGCACCATTTCCGCTGCGTCACCGTTCCAGAATGCTTTCGTCTTGGGATCGATCAAGAAAGATTCAAGATGCACAGTGGAGAGAAGCGACGTCGCAGGTCCTGTGACTCTCTTCTGTTCTGAGTGGAAATCGTTAGCAGAATATCTCG CTGGCTGGGCGATCAGCGCGGCCCGTCCTCGAAAAAGCCTCCTCCGGCGGGTCGCGCTTGGTGCATTCGTCGCAGCAGCTGTAGTATCAGGATATTTGGCATTTTCCGGCTACTCGCGATCTACCGTCGAGCAAATGACTGCCATGAGAGAGGCCCGGTTTCGCACAGAGTTTTCGACTCGAATCAGGCAGAGGTACGGATTCGACCGAAGCCTGGTGGCGACTTTCGCCAACAGTGCGGACCCCGTCAACATACAGTTGGCTGCAGCTTCTTTACTGCAGAGCAATCTGACACCTGGGACTGTCACGAAGGAAGTCCGAGAGGGCTGTAAGGGGCTTCTCatgcgggcggcggggctcgCGGGCCTGGCAGCAGTTGCCACAGCGATTGCAGCTGTGTTGTCGTCGACTTTAGCAGGCAAGGTCTTCAGAGCGTCCAAGGCAAGGTGGTGGTTGCGCCACCGTCTCGAGCGGCAAGTCGCAGGCAGCGTTGAAAGGGCGTTACACGGGCGGCGCAAAAGCGAGAGGGAACCCGAGAAACGCAAGGGCTTTTTGTTTGCTGTTGTAGCGTGA
- a CDS encoding DnaJ domain-containing protein (encoded by transcript BESB_014970), giving the protein MPPNLASAAPELRSPEFRAASIPGLLGGLEGRHPRGGNSSSTQGARCSQQSRGTSRSDLPEERAEEVRSHYEVLGVPSDASQEEIRRIYYGLCKVYHPDKSSSSVYAGRLCAIQQAYTVLSDETKRLLYDIRIGIYKGKDKWTKVAEVYQIQRKRAARDIENMRIDYQNKLDQERKVGGLVIRKALYGNLRLRRALLEQDYKGPIKEGCLEGPFLDVTIPLQCQVDNSRFIFPGGSGSSMELLNGFYNPAPCVREHDICLYVLYEFKGAFHEVTVCDRSYLAIPLKGHRVSPAIGPRGPYAPSNVQPLRTQSPADGKASPRTQRTHPGFGSSRNSHTLSETTKRERALREAQDMRDRRLRSLLLWASSLCLYACAYDKASVTDALSTAVGERAAARCSVFFPPTLSPESQRAWLRILHFGFLSEMWPFSAVRS; this is encoded by the exons ATGCCACCGAATCtggcttccgcggcgccggagctgCGCAGTCCGGAgttccgcgcggcctccatcCCTGGGCTGCTTGGCGGGCTAGAAGGAAGACACCCCCGCGGAGGCAACTCGTCCTCCACACAGGGGGCACGCTGCTCCCAACAGAGTCGCGGCACGTCGCGCTCGG ATCTTCCCGAAGAGCGAGCCGAAGAGGTCCGCAGCCACTACGAGGTGCTCGGGGTGCCGTCCGACGCGTCTCAGGAGGAAATTCGGCGCATTTATTACGGTCTTTGCAAAGTTTATCACCCTGACAA aTCCTCGAGCAGCGTCTATGCGGGGCGGCTGTGCGCCATCCAGCAGGCTTACACCGTTCTCAGCGACGAGACGAAACGGCTCCTGTACGATATCCGCATCGGCATCTACAAGGGCAAAGACAAATGGACAAAA gTCGCAGAAGTTTACCAAATTCagcggaagcgcgcggcCCGCGACATCGAGAACATG CGCATCGACTATCAGAACAAGTTGGATCAGGAGCGCAAAGTGGGCG GACTCGTCATTCGGAAGGCGCTCTACGGGAAtctgcggctgaggcgcgcgctgcttgaGCAGGATTATAAGG GCCCGATTAAGGAAGGCTGCCTGGAAGGCCCCTTCCTCGACGTCACAATTCCTCTGCAG TGCCAAGTCGACAATTCGCGATTCATTTTCCCTGGAGGATCGGGGTCGTCCATGGAGCTGCTCAACGGATTCTACAACCCGGCCCCCTGC GTTCGCGAGCACGACATCTGCCTCTATGTCCTCTACGAGTTTAAG GGCGCCTTCCACGAGGTGACCGTCTGCGACCGATCCTACTTGGCGATTCCTCTGAAAG gccaccGGGTGTCTCCGGCGATTGGGCCCCGCGGGCCTTACGCACCCTCGAACGTTCAGCCCCTGCGCACGCAGTCTCCGGCGGATGGCAAGGCGAgcccgcggacgcagcggacGCATCCTGGTTTCGGCTCGTCGAGGAACTCGCATACACTCAG CGAAACAACGAAGCGtgagcgcgcgctgcgcgaggcgcaggacaTGCGCGACCGCAGACTCCGCAGTCTGCTGCTGTGGGCCTCGA GCCTCTGCCTGTACGCGTGTGCGTATGACAAAGCGAGCGTGACAGACGCGCTGTCCACGgccgtcggcgagcgcgcagctgcgcgctgTTCAGTTTTCTTTCCGCCGACTTTGTCGCCCGAAAGTcagcgcgcgtggctgcggaTTCTTCACTTCGGCTTCCTGTCTGAAAT GTGGCCGTTTTCGGCCGTCCGGAGCTAG
- a CDS encoding hypothetical protein (encoded by transcript BESB_014980): MLPAASCRPSLSFTPASWQKLAPAGEQLSALSLSRNSGGDIGEAVIHRSMPVSSLHHWPMNLATYGTQSVPAPPRVLRQTESGAGILMRNADFTATNTSLPSDESEGESLVSRMGDLLVLSGAPPSTPAERTSWNIRRPSHKYYLCDTPRVDSGDLPALHGALMSLYDDQLLPTVFTLKGRLRESGASHLANSNFIVMYALFPSIYRIEWIPQQGERTVFFTVDPPNARGWIDVNNFRDPYPTSMWTEFSDFLHQKFLRSAAPNGIGGGRYGLAKYLKQLDLPFFRGFSLGQLCHVVQLAISSKFLLAYEDNVLKPISACSVFANALLGLPDEKRRGKKCITDIREIQVCVEHLLQLHPTGFTLSTLKRKLKAIFGRELCQTIFHCAKLVDLMHLPELRKVCRISKAHQGAAPGRPLVNKAHGKSIAYTATTRPVMPCKIVATVLWRLVGDFQTLERGFVAS, encoded by the exons ATGCTGCCAGCCGCTAGCTGTAGACCTTCCCTCTCGTTCACTCCTGCTTCATGGCAGAAACTCGCCCCAGCAGGAGAGCAGCTATCTGCCCTATCTCTGTCTCGGAATAGCGGCGGCGACATTGGCGAGGCTGTCATTCACCGGTCCATGCCGGTGAGCAGTCTGCATCATTGGCCTATGAATCTCGCCAC CTATGGAACCCAGAGTGTGCCAGCCCCGCCGCGAGTGCTGCGGCAAACGGAAAGCGGAGCAGGGATTCTTATGCGGAACGCGGATTTTACCGCGACCAATACTAGCCTCCCAAGCGATGAATCTGAGGGAGAAAGCCTCGTTTCGCGGATGGGTGATCTCCTTGTTCTCTCCGGTGCGCCCCCAAGTACCCCGGCAGAACGCACATCGTGGAACATTCGGCGACCGTCGCACAAATACTACC TTTGCGACACCCCAAGGGTAGACAGTGGGGACTTACCTGCTCTCCATGGCGCCCTCATGAGCCTCTACGATGATCAACTTCTTCCCACAGTGTTTACTCTTAAGGGACGACTTCGAGAGTCCGGGGCTTCGCATCTAGCAAACAGCAACTTC ATTGTAATGTATGCTCTTTTCCCGAGCATTTACCGCATAGAGTGGATACCTCAGCAGGGAGAACGCACCGTGTTTTTCACTGTCGACCCCCCAAACGCGCGAGGATGGATAGACGTAAACAACTTCCGTGACCCCTATCCCACCTCGATGTGGACAGAGTTCAGCGACTTCCTACATCAGAAGTTTCTTCGTTCGGCGGCACCGAATGGGATCGGAGGCGGCCG ATACGGTTTAGCTAAGTATTTGAAGCAGCTCGACCTGCCATTTTTCAGAGGATTCTCTCTTGGCCAACTTTGCCACGTCGTTCAACTGGCAATATCTTCCAAGTTCTTGCTTGCATATGAGGATAACGTTCTCAAACCCATCTCGGCGTGCTCGGTCTTCGCCAACGCTCTTCTC GGCCTGCCAGATGAGAAAAGGCGAGGGAAGAAGTGCATCACCGACATAAGAGAGATCCAGGTCTGCGTCGAACACCTGCTTCAACTGCATCCCACCGGCTTCACTTTGTCGACCTTAAAACGCAAGCTGAAAGCAAT ATTTGGGCGCGAGCTATGCCAGACTATTTTCCACTGCGCGAAGCTTGTTGATCTGATGCATCTGCCGGAGCTCCGAAAGGTCTGCCGCATTTCCAAG GCACATCAGGGTGCTGCCCCTGGAAGACCCCTCGTCAATAAAGCCCACGGAAAATCCATCGCTTATACGGCAACAACCCGACCAGTCATGCCCTGCAAAATTGTTGCCACCGTCCTCTGGCGATTGGTCGGGGACTTCCAAACACTGGAGCGTGGTTTCGTGGCGAGCTAG
- a CDS encoding putative TDC1 (encoded by transcript BESB_014990), translating into MPRLRSGRDTTDSPNAASAATSPEAVKPSSGGRVSASRGTDEGDIACHVARLLSFPPPLASTKGDVQGCTCGANSSSCSCSSSSSCIDWAALRLEQHKRRKQLTLLRSPVRVMRNFALSVCDFVCAAVHYLAVHQMTVWVFVVAACLFGLSYVEGPHVGPLQELWIDLRLAVWWIGLGVLSSIGLGSGMHSGLLFLFPQIYFICSTAEKCGNLDFDPRSNMWENVLKPGEYFACESSAGAFKGEDVTFVGMVLKAFPYALLWGFGTALGELPPYAASYAAARSKLADEEFAELEQEIRAGRPSMVTRMKVWMLELVQNYGALSVFLLSCWPNMLFDLCGIVCGHFMMPFWEFFISLFLGKAVVKTLMQIAFFVFLFSSKYDKLRAHFVGEVARVWPVSSFVERKYGGVAQFEQFVFKEINFLRAGIEQKGAGVAGGWSVSSIFGGVVAAFIFLFCLACIEQFAQMRQKKQDEELNVRIAEMLDEQDHARSPAADKRRTRVAHEKST; encoded by the coding sequence ATGCCGCGGCTACGATCGGGTCGTGACACCACTGACTCCCCCAAcgctgcttcagcagcaaCTAGCCCTGAGGCCGTAAAACCGAGCTCGGGAGGCCGCGTATCCGCTTCGCGCGGCACCGACGAGGGCGACATCGCTTGCCACGTCGCTCGGTTGCTTTCTTTCCCCCCTCCTCTTGCTTCGACCAAGGGCGATGTGCAGGGATGCACATGCGGAGCGAACAGTAGCAGCTgtagctgcagcagcagcagcagctgtaTCGACTGGGCCGCTCTGCGTCTGGAGCAGCACAAGCGCCGCAAACAGTTAACTTTGCTTCGCTCCCCCGTCCGTGTGATGCGTAATTTCGCCCTCAGCGTCTGCGACTTCGTGTGCGCCGCAGTGCACTACTTGGCTGTGCACCAGATGACTGTCTGGGTGTTTGTGGTCGCGGCGTGCCTCTTCGGGCTGAGCTACGTGGAAGGCCCTCACGTGGGTCCCCTGCAGGAGCTGTGGATCGACTTGCGTCTTGCAGTCTGGTGGATTGGTCTCGGTGTCTTGAGCTCCATCGGACTCGGCAGCGGCATGCACAGCGGCCTCCTGTTCCTCTTCCCGCAGATCTACTTCATCTGCTCGACTGCCGAGAAGTGCGGCAACCTCGACTTTGACCCGCGATCCAACATGTGGGAGAACGTCCTGAAGCCCGGCGAGTATTTCGCGTGCGAGTCCAGTGCCGGAGCTTTCAAGGGCGAGGATGTCACGTTTGTCGGTATGGTGCTGAAGGCCTTTCCGTATGCGCTGCTGTGGGGCTTCGGGACGGCGCTCGGCGAGTTGCCGCCCTACGCCGCGTCTtacgccgctgcgcgcagcAAGTTGGCGGACGAGGAGTTTGCAGAGTTGGAGCAGGAGatccgcgcaggccgccccTCCATGGTGACGCGCATGAAGGTGTGGATGCTTGAGCTCGTTCAGAACTACGGCGCGCTGTCGGTCTTTTTGCTTTCGTGCTGGCCTAACATGCTGTTCGACCTCTGCGGCATTGTGTGTGGACACTTCATGATGCCCTTTTGGGAGTTCTTCATCTCGCTTTTTCTGGGCAAAGCCGTCGTGAAGACGCTAATGCAgatcgccttcttcgtctttctgTTCTCCTCGAAGTACGACAAGCTCCGAGCGCACTTCGTCGGAGAAGTCGCGCGGGTCTGGCCCGTCAGCTCCTTCGTGGAGAGGAAGTACGGCGGCGTCGCACAGTTTGAGCAATTTGTCTTCAAGGAAATCAACTTCTTGCGCGCAGGCATTGAGCAGaaaggcgccggcgtcgcaggcggctgGTCTGTGTCGAGTATtttcggcggcgtcgtcgcggccttcatcttcttgttctgcctcgcgtgcaTTGAGCAGTTCGCGCAGATGCGCCAAAAGAAACAAGACGAGGAGCTGAACGTCCGAATCGCCGAGATGCTGGACGAACAGGACcacgcgcgctcgcctgctgctgacAAAAGACGCACGCGTGTAGCACACGAGAAGTCTACGTAA
- a CDS encoding cactin (encoded by transcript BESB_015000): protein MGKKRRKSDDDSGSRRSPSPECKMQKSSGRIGFKVPDPPKQMTVKQLREERQKLLSEHFGYSNANNPFGDRLLAEPFVWKKKNQLLQAAGQKGKTTVAALMHSSKSKVQEIESVKRRREEREKEEALMQQQREELQREKEREHYADYAQKEEIFHCVNQLRKTEIRIEQNRAQVIDLIIKGLRIIKGERFEKMDVLPVPPHEVFENYKEEPMTVAMIEELIADVKLHIDTDTTIVDVDFQDFWRSMLLLSREALERAQKRKEVLDELAKNSDPRVAAQAAVSLADTVLPQIRDSDTGIVLGVARDIEALLGGKSAKELEELEAQIRAKFEEEDIDVAYWEGILNKIPHFRARAVCQQTWQLMTQRAAEIEREMARERALKEEESARAGEGDALGGLLLEETEARRLAREQQIKEDAIRMARSVEKNVNPNADGSFSPELEPYDEGEVPPPVRGPHSPELWPFDEFRHAEILAPEDDDERRAALKRILIQKERQKRAGFEEEEEEALADAPGAEAEGGGAEVLDPAAKVTTYEEFVKKEKKAGSPDEEIMASSSEHKLSMHYTWEEKYRPRKPRFFNRVRTGYSWNKYNTTHYDHDNPPPKVVQGYKFNIFYPDLIDKTKTPTWFLEPSDTPDTVILRFHAGPPYEDVAFKILNQEWQTERFRGFRNVFDRGIMQLYFSFKRYVYRR, encoded by the exons ATggggaagaaaagaaggaagtCCGACGACGACTCTGGCAGCCGCCGGTCGCCGTCTCCCGAGTGCAAAATGCAGAAGAG CTCTGGGAGGATCGGCTTCAAAGTGCCTGACCCGCCGAAGCAGATGACTGTGAAGCAACTCCGC gaggagaggcagaagctGCTGAGCGAGCACTTTGGCTACAGCAACGCGAACAATCCGTTCGGAGATCGCCTTCTGGCGGAGCCGTTTGtgtggaagaagaaaaaccaacttctgcaggccgcgggtCAGAAAGGCAAGACGACCGTTGCAGCGCTCATGCACAGCTCCAAGAGCAAAGTG CAAGAAATCGAGAGCGTCaagcgtcgccgcgaagagcgagaaaaggaagaggcgctcatgcagcagcagcgcgaagagctgcagagagagaaggagcggGAGCACTACGCGGACTACGCACAGAAGGAGGAGATCTTCCACTGCGTCAACCAGCTGCGCAAGACTGAAATTCGTATCGAACAGAACCGCGCACAAGTGATTGATCTCATAATCAAGGGCCTTCGGATCATAAAGGGCGAGCGCTTCGAAAAAATGGATGTCCTGCCCGTTCCGCCCCACGAGGTCTTTGAAAACTACAAGGAAGAAC CGATGACGGTGGCGATGATTGAGGAGTTGATTGCGGACGTGAAGCTGCACATCGACACGGATACGACGATCGTGGACGTGGATTTCCAGGATTTCTGGCGTAGCATGTTGCTGCtttcgcgcgaggcgctcgagcgggcgcagaagcggaaggaAGTCCTCGACGAGCTGGCTAAGAACAGCGaccctcgcgtcgctgcgcaggcggccgtGAGCCTCGCCGACACAGTCTTGCCTCAGATCCGCGACTCTGACACCGGCATCGTGCTAGGTGTCGCCCGCGACATCGAGGCGCTCCTCGGCGGAAAGTCTGCGAAGGAACTCGAGGAGTTGGAGGCGCAGATCCGCGCCAAATTCGAAGAGGAAGATATCGATGTCGCCTACTGGGAAGGCATCCTCAACAAGATCCCGCACTTCCGC gccCGAGCTGTCTGTCAGCAAACCTGGCAGTTGATGACtcagcgcgcggcagagatTGAGCGGGAGatggcgcgcgagcgggcgctgaaggaggaggagtcggcgagggcgggggagggagacgcgTTGGGCGGTCTTCTGCTTGAGGAGActgaggcgcggaggctggcgcgcgagcaACAGATCAAGGAAGACGCGATTCGGATGGCGAGGAGTGTGGAGAAGAACGTGAATCCGAATGCGGACGGGTCGTTTTCTCCCGAGTTGGAGCCCTACGATGAGGGCGAAGTCCCCCCGCCGGTCCGCGGGCCCCACAGTCCCGAGCTGTGGCCGTTTGACGAGTTTCGGCACGCGGAGATCCTCGcgccggaggacgacgacgagcggagggcggcgctgaagcgGATTTTGATCCAGAAGGAGCGGCAGAAGCGCGCGGGAttcgaagaggaggaagaagaggcgctcgcggacgcgccgggggccgaggcggagggggggggggcggaagTGCTGGATCCCGCGGCGAAGGTGACGACCTACGAGGAGTTtgtgaagaaggagaagaaggcggggtcgccagacgaagagatcatggcgtcgtcgtctgaaCACAAGTTGAGCATGCACTACACGTGGGAAGAGAAGTACCGACCGCGGAAGCCGCGTTTCTTCAATCGCGTGCGCACGGGGTACAGCTGGAACAAGTACAACACGACGCACTACGATCACGACAACCCGCCACCCAAAGTGGTGCAGGGCTACAAATTCAACATCTTCTATCCGGACCTGATCGACAAAACCAAGACGCCGACTTGGTTTCTCGAGCCCTCGGACACGCCCGACACCGTCATTCTCCGCTTCCACGCCGGGCCCCCCTACGAGGACGTGGCCTTCAAAATCCTTAACCAGGAATGGCAGACGGAGCGGTTTCGCGGATTTCGAAACGTCTTTGATCGCGGCATCATGCAGCTCTACTTCTCCTTCAAACGCTACGTCTATCGACGCTAG
- a CDS encoding coatomer epsilon subunit protein (encoded by transcript BESB_015010), giving the protein MEEDELSPCRALYYVGLYDQCLARCSATHVTGALAQQEKEGLLYACRVMRSRQTQGGVNPNEVQAMSASLNPFLRSLAIYLQFLAAASAQEQLTMYQQLRGLMQEQGNTFSVFFAASAAATLGNFSDALQFASQLQLLEMRVLKIQILLLMNRGDLAEEEARQVGCARCDVNPASFVACTLLLLTGKAAANIQRREWTTALEDALAAYQQAPQDADTLVNLICCCQNLKRHQDAGFYLERLSSIAPSHPMVAKMRELHAAFANAATAPKPNAHVLL; this is encoded by the exons ATGGAAGAAGACGAACTCTCTCCG TGTAGAGCCCTGTACTACGTCGGGCTCTACGATcagtgcctcgcgcgctgcagcgccacgcaCGTAACTGGCGCACTCGCTCAGCAGGAAAAGGAAGGTCTCCTGTATGCCTGCCGCGTGATGCGGAGTCGCCAGACGCAGGGCGGAGTGAATCCGAATGAAGTGCAGGCGATGAGCGCGAGCCTCAATCCCTttctgcgcagcctcgcgaTCTACTTGCAATTCCTTGCGGCC GCGTCCGCTCAGGAGCAGTTGACTATGTATCAGCAACTGCGTGGCTTGATGCAGGAACAAGGCAACACGTTCTCCGTCTttttcgcggcctccgcggccgccacccTGGGAAACTTTTCTGACGCTCTGCAGTTCGCCTCTCAGCTTCAGCTTCTCGAGAT GCGCGTGCTGAAGATTCAGATTCTGCTGCTCATGAATCGCGGAGACTtggctgaagaagaggcgcgacagGTG GGTTGTGCGAGATGCGATGTAAATCCCGCCAGTTTTGTGGCGTGTACCCTTTTGCTGCTGACAGGCAAAGCCGCGGCGAACATCCAACGCCGTGAATGGACGACGGCGCTGgaagacgcgctcgccgcttaCCAACAG gcgccccaAGACGCCGACACGCTGGTAAACTTGATCTGCTGCTGCCAGAACCTGAAGAGGCATCAAGACGCAGGCTTTTACCTCGA GCGCCTGAGCAGCATCGCACCTTCGCACCCGATGGTCGCCAAGATGCgcgagctgcatgcagccTTCGCGAACGCAGCAACCGCGCCGAAGCCGAACGCCCACGTTCTCTTGTGA
- a CDS encoding hypothetical protein (encoded by transcript BESB_015020) produces MTLPHAKRAESGRQSSRSVAADRRTLPKTSSKSATSNYTARPWEPQKARGNPPTHPPLLCAGPTAGTRPDKSPQKDLRARDSPQKESARPAKARQNSVNESPKAAPAASRPRPDTPAATSKCPAPKSNMPTSQSRHNSPEATAGIPQHTLAVRGFQSPFASVQFAPASFCIDLTGSIGTTHPKAPLAINSRAFCGRTQTTIRHVPAAHQHARPPRAPQTALGGNVLRSAATGVMHFGGGAASSGAASRPTLIPAAPLRCSYCCATLRERKYFAAAWPELIMCARCSDALPSCHVCHRKAAEVRHTQESSQPWSQLCGGEEPLTSKTPTGTENGKNATRLTQKPPVRVGGLNLCGGCASLGPVLNERQVERLLGEALEFLHEQANISFNDTKLFPLPKVPDTDATPPRNNDGQRRRLTFPYPVQAADLERMRASEFVPAGDATPFGCCETLEVLEKTKSGWLARSLSVKRILVAKGLPESVFRAHLAHELLHAFIWCTRGGERSATAIDRAVEEGLCNTVTSRVLQLRDSLLAAAERRTACAASGSKGQNQLISRDANQVPQHHGLVPAPQQKPNSGDASQTAGAAALIAHERRVIAVRLGIMANDTDKIYGEGYRVVRKAVDECGFQKALHLVRTEGSSLEVFKKAAFGSK; encoded by the coding sequence ATGACGTTGCCACACGCAAAAAGAGCGGAGAGCGGACGCCAGtcctcgcgcagcgtcgctgcAGACCGCCGCACCCTGCCGAAGACTTCGTCTAAATCAGCAACGTCGAACTACACTGCCCGCCCCTGGGAGCCTCAGAAAGCCCGCGGAAATCCACCGACGCAccctccgcttctctgcgcaggACCGACAGCGGGTACCAGGCCAGACAAGTCTCCGCAGAAAGACTTGCGCGCCAGAGACTCGCCCCAaaaggagagcgcgcgcccagcgaaggcgagacaaAATTCCGTCAACGAGAGCCCGAAagctgcgccggccgcctcgcgaccACGGCCTGACACCCCCGCTGCGACGTCAAAATGCCCGGCGCCGAAATCCAACATGCCCACCTCGCAGTCGAGGCATAATTCGCCGGAGGCCACAGCAGGAATTCCTCAACACACGCTCGCTGTGAGGGGTTTTCAATCGCCCTTTGCCAGCGTCCAGttcgcgcctgcgtcctTTTGTATCGACCTCACAGGCTCAATCGGCACCACACACCCGAAGGCGCCCCTGGCGATCAACTCACGGGCGTTCTGTGgccgcacgcagacgacgatTCGGCACGTACCCGCCGCGCACCAGCATGCCCGGCCCCCGCGGGCTCCTCAGACTGCTCTAGGTGGGAATGTGCTTCGAtcggcggcgaccggcgtGATGCACTTCGGAGGCGGTGCGGCGTCCTCTGGAGCTGCGAGTCGCCCTACGCTGATCCCGGCTGCCCCCCTAAGGTGCAGCTActgctgcgcgacgctgcgggAGCGAAAGTACTTTGCAGCAGCATGGCCAGAGCTCATCATGTGTgcccgctgcagcgacgcactGCCTAGCTGCCATGTCTGCCACCGCAAAGCTGCGGAAGTCAGGCACACGCAGGAGTCGAGCCAGCCCTGGAGCCAGCTGTGTGGCGGAGAGGAACCCCTGACGTCAAAGACGCCGACTGGCACGGAAAACGGGAAAAACGCAACTCGGCTCACGCAAAAGCCGCCAGTCCGGGTAGGGGGCCTAAACttgtgcggcggctgcgcctcgctgggGCCGGTCCTCAACGAAAGGCAGGTCGAACGACTGCTTGGTGAAGCGCTTGAGTTCCTCCATGAGCAAGCGAACATTTCGTTCAATGACACCAAATTATTCCCTCTGCCCAAAGTGCCAGACACCGACGCGACCCCACCCCGCAACAATGacgggcagcggcggcgcttgaCTTTTCCATACCCAGTGCAAGCAGCGGATCTCGAGCGCATGCGAGCGTCCGAGTTCGTCCCTGCCGGGGACGCAACGCCGTTTGGATGCTGCGAGACTCTGGAGGTGCTCGAGAAGACCAAGTCTGGGTGGCTGGCAAGAAGCCTCTCGGTGAAGCGCATTCTTGTGGCAAAGGGCTTACCAGAAAGCGTTTTCCGGGCCCATTTGGCACACGAactgctgcatgcgtttaTCTGGTGCACGCGGGGGGGCGAGCGTTCTGCGACCGCCATAGATCGCGCGGTGGAGGAAGGCCTATGCAATACGGTCACCAGTCGCGTGCTGCAGTTGCGAGACTCTTTGCTGGCTGCAGCCGAAAGGCGTACAGCATGCGCGGCATCAGGCTCAAAGGGTCAGAACCAACTCATCTCGCGGGACGCGAATCAGGTGCCCCAGCATCACGGGCTGGTCCCCGCGCCCCAACAGAAACCCAACTCTGGAGATGCGTCACAGACTGCGGGAGCCGCGGCGTTGATCGCGCACGAGCGAAGGGTTATTGCGGTTCGACTCGGCATCATGGCAAATGACACAGACAAGATCTATGGAGAGGGATACCGAGTGGTGCGTAAAGCTGTCGACGAATGCGGCTTCCAGAAAGCTCTTCATCTCGTGCGCACTGAAGGTAGTTCACTGGAGGTATTCAAGAAAGCCGCTTTTGGCTCGAAGTGA